Part of the Cercospora beticola chromosome 5, complete sequence genome is shown below.
AAAGCGCGGCTGTATCGCCGCGAGAAACCAACAGCACATCAAAGCTGTTTAGCTCCTCGCGTGAACTTCGTAATAAATCTTCGGCACCGAAAAGCAGCGAGCCGGTCACGACAATTGTCTTGACTGGCGCATTAGTAGAAGATGGATTGCTCGTATGCTGCTTGCCGGGGTTTGTGGCACATTAAGAAGAATGAATTGCATATTGCTGCGCTTGTATATTCGATGTCGTTGGTTGTTCGTAGAGTTGTCACGCACATATAATCCGAAGTTCGCAAGGTCTTCACCGGTCGAGTTCCCCACCCCACTGCTTTCACGCTTGTCGACATGCCGCCCTGCGCCTGCGCCATCGACAGACACCATACCTGGTCCAGGCGTGAAGCCGAACATCGTGCAGCTCCACTGCCGCGTGCCTTCCGTCTGCCGCGGGTCACGGCGCTGTACGCTTGTGAGCCAAGTCCGGCATCATCCACGAATGACACGCCAAAGAAATCGAGCAGGGCGCTTAAAATGACAAGACTAAGCCAGTCAGGCACTGCTAATGACAATAAACATGCTTTAGACTAGAGTCCGCTCAAGCGTGAGCGTTCGCCTAGATGGCTCGGAGCGTCTGGCGCAAAGCCTCAATGGTGGCCCGCTTTGAACGTACACTTACATTTCCTAGTCAAGCCTCAGAGTGATGTCGTGAATACCGACAGCAAGGTAACGAGCTGTGAAGCGCAAATTGTGATTGTTGGTTGCTGAAGCTGCAAATGTCCGAGGGTGTTGGTATGATTCGAACGTGCATGAAGCTAACGGGCTGCCCGACTGGCTCGCAGGCGCCCTCAATCGATTAGCCTTCACGGAGAGGCAGCAGTGCTCCTTCCTCCCAAATGCATCTCCCATTCCCGTGCTGGTGCTGTTATGAGTCGTGAGTGTGATAGAAGTCGTAGCCACTAGGCTCCCAAACCCGATGAACTGCTCGCCGCAAACTCCTGTGCCCTGAGGCCCGACCTTTATGCTTCTCCAGTGTTCCAGTGATCGCCTCGATGTCATCCCTGGTGATCTGTCTGCGCTGTCTCTACTCTTTTTCTGTCTTCACCACGGGAAAGGAGCCCACATGTGGTATGTTGTTCACTGGTCGCACCAGAGCTGTGCTGCCTCCACTACTGCGCCGCCGGCCGATGcgcttcttcacctccgGTCGATTCGGACAGCCTTCATCGACATGCCTAGTCGCCGCATTAGTTTTGATACTGGGAAGATTGTTGGATTGTAACATACCTTCGGAGGGTGTCTTTGCGCGCGAACGCATTCTGACACATTGGACAAGCAAAGTTGCGGGCCTTTAAATGAACCTGCGTTGGAGCACAGTTAGCAAGTATTGCACCAGGACGTTGCTGTGAGGGCAGACTTACACTTTGCTCATGTCGAACGAGATCTGTCCGTCGCACAAACCTCCTGGAGCACCCACGGTACTCGCACACGTATGGATGTTCTCGTTGCGGGTCGTGTGTCATCATGTGTGCCCTCAGATTGTATACGCGCTGGAACATTTTCCCACATTGCCGGCACTGGCACGTCGAGTTCTCTGCTGTCGTGAAGGCCCTCTTCAGGCGAGCGTCTGCATCACCCACGTACGAGCTGCCCACCGTGCTGCTGTCGTGTGCGCTGTGCGGCGCTGATCGCACGGACAAGGGCCATGAATTGTGTAGGTATTGTAGGTCCGCTTTGTCGTGTTTCACCGGTGTCGCCGACGTAGCTCTGGGCATCGATCCATCTTGGACAAGTGTTGTGAAGATGTCGCTGGGATCGACGTGGGCCTGGTTCTCGTCTGTTGGTATGCCAGGGACAGAGTACAGATTGCCTCTGCCTTGGTCGAGCGACTCCTCAGATTTGATGTCTGGTGGACTCGGCGCCTGGAAGTATCCATCAGACTGTGCGTATGGTGACGAAGCAATCAAAGAGGAGTAGGAGCTTTCGCTGTGCACGGATTGCGCCGGCGATGTGCGCCCCGTAACTGATTCGTAAGCCGGCGTCGCAAATTCTGGCACTTGGTGCAGTGGTCTCCACTGAGCATGATCGGTAAGTGCGCTTGATGTCGGGTAGTACTGGTCCAACTGTAAGTCGCTCCGTGTGACGTCCGGGAACGTATATGTGGGATGTGTCTGTTGAACGGCCCAGCTCGATGAAATGTGCGGAGTGGACAGCGCAGATGGTGGGTTGTTGAACGTTGCTTGAGTGGGAGTTTGGAGTGAATCCAGACCCAGACTACAAGTCTCTGCTGGTAAAGTCATGGGTTGGGAGCTGGGGTAAGGATCCTGAGATGAGGTCCCGATCGAAGTGTACATGGAGTTGGGATCGGTAATGTTGAACTTTTCATCTGAGTCGTGCAGAGCGGTGCCTGGCTGTCTCATTTGTTCATAAGTATAATGCTTCCAGTCTCCCATGCTGTCGTCTTCGTTGTTGTAATGGTCTGCAGGATAGAAGCTCATGATCGCTGGTGGAAGGAACCGTCGTGAAGGATTTGCTGCCGCCTTCTTGTCCTGAAAGGATCGAGTAGATATCTGGATCTTGTGTGACGAACGTCATAAGGCTCTGCACAATAGCGATATAGACAAGAATAGATGTTGAAAAGAGGAGCAGGCAGTGTTGCTAGTCCCAGCAACAATGGTTGGACATGAATTCACAAAACCATAAGAGGCCGAATAGCTGAAGGAGAATGAGGACAATGCGCTGGTGGCGCGGGACTGAGTGCAGATAACCAGGGTCATGGCGGGCGAGGGTGTAGAGTCGACAGGCAGGATCAGGAGAGTTCGCATGCATCATGAGCTCCACATAGCCCAAAGAGCAGGCGGTCGCAGCATGTGCAGCAGTAGCGTGCTCAGCCAGGCAGAGAGAAGGCTATGCCAGCATCGCAATGAAGAAACTCCGCACAGCGAGCGAGGCCGTCACACGGCTGTTGGCCTGGCCTTGGCACAACTACCGAGCGTATGGACGCCGGTCTTCGCACTAAAAGTCACCAAACCAGTGCAAGTGCCAGAAATCGATCATTAGGCGCATCCGTGCAGGTAGGATGCATGATCCTTGTTTATTCGCGCCTATGCAATTAGTCGCGCCTGCGGGGGCATTCGCCGGCTTGATGCCCAGTCGTCTTTCCAATCGGGGCCGGACGCTAAGGGCGTGGCGGTCGCATCGTGCATGGCCGTGATTTTGCAAAGTTTCAGAGCACAATTACAGGCGCTTCCATGCATTATTTGCATGCATCTGCGCTCAgtctcttctccttgacgAGAAGATCAGTCAACACCTGAACTTGCGCGTGTAGATCAGCCACAACAGAGTTCAGCCTCTCAGCCGAATCGCTAGCCGCCGTAAAACCATGCGCAGACAGTCCTGCAGGCGATCGTGCCGTTCGCGGCTGTTCTTCCAATAACGACGTCCGAGACATCGATGGCGCCTTTCGATAAAGTGGTCGGCGGAGGGAAGTCGGGGAGTTCTGACTGCGTTGAACGGCAGAAGAGCCGGTCTTCCGTCGATCTTCCAGCAGCGTAAGCGCCCTCTCATACAGCAGGATCATGGCCACTAGAGGCCAGTGCGTCGCTTTGAGCAGCACGATGCGAGCAGCTCGCAGTCGCTGCGGAGACAACACCAAGCGCAGCGGCCGAAGCAACAGAGGCAACAGGTTCTGTATCGGGCAATCAGCTCGGGATCAAATGACACGCGACTGCACACTAGATTGCCAGTAGTGCCAACGAGCATGAAAGCATAGTGTGCAGGTGTTGGTCTGCGGAGCACCAACACAGTCGAGCAGAAATAGCGACCATGATTCGCCGACAGCAGCTCTCCACGGGACGGTGGGGGGCTTTGGCGCCAAGTCGTGATGTCCATCGGCCGACAGGTCATCTGAACGGCAGAGCAGATGTCGAACGCACGATTGGCTTGTGCTGATCTTTCGTAAAGCCGTGCCGGTGCTGGATGTGAACATCCTAACTGCAAGTTCAAGTGTATGGGGCGCAGGCATGAGCGTCAACTTACAAGTACAGGATAAAAGTAGGTCAGGCGGTTAGAAGTCGAAGCCTAGAGGGTGCATCAGTGTGTGAATCTGACCATTTTTGGCAGTGAGAATTACCTCCAGCACGTAGACACTGTAGCTGTGCTTCACTGTCAGCTTCACAATGTACTGCCACAGCACTGCCATGTGCCTCTAAACTTACACGAACATGTATTCGTCCCGAGCATGCTCCATGACCTGTGTTGTGGCAGAGAGAGCCTGTCAGCCAATCATTCTGGGCTGGGCGCTTAAGTGAAGCCCGCTGTTGAGCCGACCCCTGCACCCACCTTGTCAAGCTTGTTCGAGAGCAACGAGATCAAAGAAGTGATGAGCAGAATGTTAGTCAGTGCGACAAAGACCAACATGATCGGAGGTCCTAGAACGGGCGAGATCTGTGGCGGTCAGTCCAAATTGGGGGTCGTGTAAGGAGCTTCAAGGCCGAACCTGGTCCGCAACATCCTTCGAACATGATTAGCGTGCAGTTTGATGGCACATTTGATGTGTTGGCTTACGAATCCTAAATAGCTTGAGCCGAAGAAGACTTTGATCAGGATCCAATTCATGGCGCGGAAGCTGTACGTGCCTCGAGCCAGAAAGCTAAAGCACGTGGAGAATCCTGGTTGTATTAGCCATGAGCTCAAAATGCCGCAGTGATCTTCTACTCACCGAAGAACATGATGACAACCAGTGAAAGGAACTTGAGAAACTCGACAGTCTGTGCCAAGAAATCAGTGGGAGTGGAGGTGATCAAAGTTGAAGGTCACGTGCCATGGCTTTGAGAACAGGCAAAAGCATGCCAAAGTATGGATGTAGACTCAGCAGTGAGCAGATTCTGTGAACAGTCAGTTCAACACTACCGGCATTATGATCTTACCCGTTCTCACCTTGGTACCAGGAAGAGGGCTTCGACAGATAGAATGTCGAACGCGATGTCGTTGACGTAGGAATCGTGGTGCGCCAGACCAATCACTCTCGCGACGAAGAATGCTATGCCAACGAAGATGATTCCTAAATCCCAGAGTGACCAGAAATCGGTAGCGTAGAATGTCAGACCAGCATCCTTGAACTCCACGAGCTCATTGTAAGAGAAGGACGCAAGCCAGACATACAGCATGACTTCAGCGCCGGTGATGTGCGAAGCTTGCTTCCTGATCAAAACAATGTAGTACAGCGCCAGGAAtcctgcgaagaagagcacttCAAAGATCTTGAGGTAGAGCGGGACCCTGAGGCGAGCATATGGGTCGCTCTGGTGTTTTCGGTACACCTTGGCTTCTTTGCGAGAGTGAGTGCTGACGTCCGACCAGAACACAATGTCACCTCTCCAAAGACCATAGATGATGTACTGGATGGACCTCTGGCTCAAGAATTTCTTCGCGCCCGCCACCGCAGCTATTTCAAGCGCGCTGAGATTGGCGAAAGTAGACGCAAAATTCGCTTGCTCGGTGTCTGTATGATGGTGTTGCATTTCGTCGTAGAAGGAATCATCCATTCGGCGCACAGGCGCTGTGGAGTTCTCAAGGAGCGGACTCTCTTCATCCTGGTCATCAGGAAGACTTGGTTCTTGCTCAGCATTTTCCAGGTCTCCGTTCTCCATGTTGGGGCCACCAAAGTGAACAGGTAAGTCTGTACACAGGTAATCAATCGTCTCGCGATACGTTAGATGGCTGATGAAGCGCCTGCGCAGAATATCAGCCCAGTAATTGGCTCGCATTGGCTTACCTACCATGCAACCAGCTCGCACGCGAGACCTCTCGTCTCGTTGACGCCTCTATCCTCTCCATCATCGAGGCCATCGAAGTGCCACTTGAGCGCACTAGATGGCAGTCAGTCACAGTCCCGGTCCTGACGGCATACTGGGCCATACTCACAGCAGCGCGCTCACGATGCCTTCATGCTGTACGTCATCGACCAGATACCGCACAAAAGACCGCAGCTCTCGCGGATAGACCTCGCGACGAAGTTCATCCCACTCATGCGGGGTTTCTATCGCctggacgaagaagctggagtCGCGACAGGTCAGCCATCGCGTACCAGCCACCTGGATGGCGCGTCTGCCAGCACCGCGGCCAGGACTCACGTAGAAAGCTTCCGCACCACAGTATCAAACCTCTCACTGTCGTCGATATCTGGGATGACTGG
Proteins encoded:
- a CDS encoding uncharacterized protein (antiSMASH:Cluster_4), translated to MSFYPADHYNNEDDSMGDWKHYTYEQMRQPGTALHDSDEKFNITDPNSMYTSIGTSSQDPYPSSQPMTLPAETCSLGLDSLQTPTQATFNNPPSALSTPHISSSWAVQQTHPTYTFPDVTRSDLQLDQYYPTSSALTDHAQWRPLHQVPEFATPAYESVTGRTSPAQSVHSESSYSSLIASSPYAQSDGYFQAPSPPDIKSEESLDQGRGNLYSVPGIPTDENQAHVDPSDIFTTLVQDGSMPRATSATPVKHDKADLQYLHNSWPLSVRSAPHSAHDSSTVGSSYVGDADARLKRAFTTAENSTCQCRQCGKMFQRVYNLRAHMMTHDPQREHPYVCEYRGCSRRFVRRTDLVRHEQSVHLKARNFACPMCQNAFARKDTLRRHVDEGCPNRPEVKKRIGRRRSSGGSTALVRPVNNIPHVGSFPVVKTEKE
- a CDS encoding uncharacterized protein (antiSMASH:Cluster_4); this translates as MVRRAPPVIPDIDDSERFDTVVRKLSTFFVQAIETPHEWDELRREVYPRELRSFVRYLVDDVQHEGIVSALLALKWHFDGLDDGEDRGVNETRGLACELVAWRFISHLTYRETIDYLCTDLPVHFGGPNMENGDLENAEQEPSLPDDQDEESPLLENSTAPVRRMDDSFYDEMQHHHTDTEQANFASTFANLSALEIAAVAGAKKFLSQRSIQYIIYGLWRGDIVFWSDVSTHSRKEAKVYRKHQSDPYARLRVPLYLKIFEVLFFAGFLALYYIVLIRKQASHITGAEVMLYVWLASFSYNELVEFKDAGLTFYATDFWSLWDLGIIFVGIAFFVARVIGLAHHDSYVNDIAFDILSVEALFLVPRICSLLSLHPYFGMLLPVLKAMTVEFLKFLSLVVIMFFGFSTCFSFLARGTYSFRAMNWILIKVFFGSSYLGFDVADQISPVLGPPIMLVFVALTNILLITSLISLLSNKLDKVMEHARDEYMFVYSVYVLEASTSNRLTYFYPVLNLLPLLLRPLRLVLSPQRLRAARIVLLKATHWPLVAMILLYERALTLLEDRRKTGSSAVQRSQNSPTSLRRPLYRKAPSMSRTSLLEEQPRTARSPAGLSAHGFTAASDSAERLNSVVADLHAQVQVLTDLLVKEKRLSADACK